Proteins co-encoded in one Scatophagus argus isolate fScaArg1 chromosome 11, fScaArg1.pri, whole genome shotgun sequence genomic window:
- the ift88 gene encoding intraflagellar transport protein 88 homolog isoform X8: MPEHCAAYCCQNRRAIQNRSRGTTFHNISLDHPTGDREMENVHLAVEEDDLYSGYNDYNPTFDSEELENDVGFQQAVRTSHGRRPPMTAKFPGTAIGGRPLVSSIGSRIPMASSMGRPVTGAVQDGSARPMTAVRAAGYTSSLTRGSNFDPLGQSKGPAPPLEAKNEDTPEEKIKILEKKVNDLIEESCMAQSMGALQLALEKAKEAGRKERALVRQREQSGNVDHINLDLTYSVLLNLANQYANNEMYPEALNSYQVIVKNKMFSNAGRLKVNMANIYVKQKNYPKAIKFYRMALDQISNAHKEMRIKIMQNIGLVFIRMGQYSDAITSFEHIMSESPNVKTGFNLILCYYAIGDRERMKKAFQKLISVPLGIDDEDKYIPTNDDTTSNMVTEAIKNDKLHQMERDLKVLAEKYIMTAAKLIAPAIETSFATGFDWCVDMVKSSQYVELANDLEINKAITYLRQKDFNQVEAVETLKTFEKKDSRVKSAAATNLSFLYFLEKDCDQADRYADLAMNADRYNPAALNNKGNTVFVKQDYEKAAEFYKEALRNDSSCTEALYNLGLTYKRLNRLEEALDCFLKLHAILRNSAQVMYQLANLYELLEDPQQAIEWLMQVISVTPTDPQALAKLGELHDTEGDKSQAFQHYYESFRYFPSNIDVIEWLGVYYIETQFCEKAIQYFERATLIQPTQVKWQLMVASCYRRSGNYQRALETYKDIHRKFPENVECLRFLVRLCTDMGLKEVQDYATKLKKVEKMKEIREQRVKSGREGSARGRREGRESSAGSAGVSTPVLTSPKKASIMELDVKAVSRPESKQLSPLLDSGRGM; the protein is encoded by the exons ATGCCTGAGCACTGTGCGGCGTATTGCTGTCAAAACCGGCGGGCCATTCAAAACAGGTCTCGTGGGACTACTTTTCACAA CATTTCGTTAGACCACCCGACTGGagacagagaaatggaaaatgtgcatctggctgtggaggaggatgatCTTTATTCGGGTTACAATGACTATAATCCAACATTCGACTCTGAG gAGCTGGAGAATGATGTGGGCTTCCAGCAAGCAGTGAGGACGAGTCATGGAAGAAGACCTCCG ATGACTGCCAAGTTTCCAGGCACTGCCATTGGAGGTCGGCCTTTAGTGTCTTCCATTGGA TCTCGGATTCCCATGGCCTCTTCAATGGGTAGACCCGTGACTGGAGCTGTACAG GATGGAAGTGCCCGACCAATGActgctgtcagagcagcaggTTACACCTCCTCCCTGACCCGTG gTTCCAACTTTGACCCTTTGGGCCAGTCCAAAGGCCCTGCACCTCCACTTGAAGCAAAGAATGAGGACAC GCCTGAGGAGAAGATCAAGATCCTGGAGAAGAAAGTGAACGACCTGATAGAAGAGAGCTGCATGGCACAGAGCATGGGAGCCTTACAACTG GCTCTTGAAAAAGCCAAAGAGGCGGGGAGGAAGGAGCGAGCActggtgagacagagagaacagtCTGGCAATGTGGACCACATCAATTTAGACCTCACCTACTCT GTTTTGCTCAACCTTGCCAACCAGTATGCAAACAACGAAATGTACCCAGAGGCCCTGAACAGCTACCAGGTCATTGTGAAGAACAAGATGTTCAGTAACGCAG GCCGTTTGAAAGTCAACATGGCCAACATCTACGTCAAACAGAAGAACTACCCTAAAGCCATCAAGTTCTACCGAATGGCTCTGGATCAGATCTCCAATGCTCACAAGGAGATGAGGATCAAAATCATGCAGAATATCGGCCTGGTCTTCATCCGCATGGGCCAGTACTCTGATGCCATAACATCTTTTGAACACATCATGAGCGAGAGCCCCAACGTTAAGACAGGCTTCAACCTCATCCTTTGCTACTATGCCATCGGCGAtagggagaggatgaagaaagcTTTCCAGAAGCTCATCTCTGTTCCTCTGGGCATCGATGATGAAGACAAGTACATTCCAACTAAT GATGACACCACCTCCAATATGGTCACTGAGGCTATTAAGAACGACAAACTTCACCAGATGGAAAGAGATTT AAAAGTTCTGGCTGAGAAGTACATCATGACTGCAGCCAAGCTCATCGCACCAGCCATTGAGACTTCTTTTGCTACTGGATTTGACTG GTGTGTGGACATGGTGAAGAGTTCTCAGTACGTTGAGCTTGCCAACGATCTTGAGATAAACAAAGCCATCACCTACCTCAGACAGAAGGACTTCAATCAG GTTGAG GCAGTGGAAACTCTGAAGACCTTTGAGAAGAAGGACAGCAGAGTGAAGAGTGCTGCAGCAACCAACCTCTCTTTCCTCTATTTCCTG GAGAAGGACTGTGACCAGGCTGACCGATATGCTGACCTGGCCATGAATGCAGATCGCTACAACCCGGCCGCACTCAACAACAAAGGCAACACAGTGTTTGTCAAGCAAGACTATGAAAAGGCTGCCGAGTTCTACAAAGAAGCACTGAGGAATGATTCCTCCTGCACTGAGGCCCTCTACAACTTGG GTCTAACCTATAAGAGACTGAATCGTCTGGAGGAGGCTCTGGACTGCTTCTTGAAGCTCCATGCCATTCTGAGGAACAGTGCTCAAGTCATGTACCAGCTGGCAAACCT CTATGAGCTTTTGGAAGATCCCCAACAGGCTATCGAGTGGCTGATGCAGGTCATCAGTGTAACTCCCACTGACCCTCAGGCACTGGCCAAACTGGGAGAGCTGCATGACACTGAGGGGGACAAGTCCCAGGCTTTCCAGCACTACTATGAG TCCTTCAGGTACTTCCCCTCCAACATCGATGTGATTGAGTGGCTCGGGGTTTACTACATCGAGACACAGTTCTGTGAGAAGGCCATTCAGTACTTTGAAAGAGCCACACTCATACA gCCAACCCAGGTGAAGTGGCAGCTAATGGTGGCGAGCTGCTACAGAAGAAGTG gTAACTACCAGAGAGCCTTGGAAACGTATAAAGACATTCACCGCAAGTTCCCAGAAAATGTTGAAT GCCTGCGTTTCTTGGTGAGGCTGTGCACAGACATGGGACTGAAGGAAGTGCAAGACTACGCCACCAAGCTGAAGAAGgtggagaagatgaaggagatCAGAGAACAG AGGGTTAAGTCGGGGCGGGAGGGCAGTGCCAGAGGTCGcagagaaggcagagagagcagcGCCGGGAGTGCTG GCGTCTCCACACCTGTCCTCACCTCTCCTAAGAAGGCCAGCATCATGG AGTTGGATGTTAAAGCAG TGTCTCGACCTGAGTCTAAACAGCTCAGTCCACTGTTGGACTCAGGGAGAGGTATGTAA
- the ift88 gene encoding intraflagellar transport protein 88 homolog isoform X9 produces the protein MPEHCAAYCCQNRRAIQNRSRGTTFHNISLDHPTGDREMENVHLAVEEDDLYSGYNDYNPTFDSEELENDVGFQQAVRTSHGRRPPMTAKFPGTAIGGRPLVSSIGSRIPMASSMGRPVTGAVQDGSARPMTAVRAAGYTSSLTRGSNFDPLGQSKGPAPPLEAKNEDTPEEKIKILEKKVNDLIEESCMAQSMGALQLALEKAKEAGRKERALVRQREQSGNVDHINLDLTYSVLLNLANQYANNEMYPEALNSYQVIVKNKMFSNAGRLKVNMANIYVKQKNYPKAIKFYRMALDQISNAHKEMRIKIMQNIGLVFIRMGQYSDAITSFEHIMSESPNVKTGFNLILCYYAIGDRERMKKAFQKLISVPLGIDDEDKYIPTNDDTTSNMVTEAIKNDKLHQMERDLKVLAEKYIMTAAKLIAPAIETSFATGFDWCVDMVKSSQYVELANDLEINKAITYLRQKDFNQVEAVETLKTFEKKDSRVKSAAATNLSFLYFLEKDCDQADRYADLAMNADRYNPAALNNKGNTVFVKQDYEKAAEFYKEALRNDSSCTEALYNLGLTYKRLNRLEEALDCFLKLHAILRNSAQVMYQLANLYELLEDPQQAIEWLMQVISVTPTDPQALAKLGELHDTEGDKSQAFQHYYESFRYFPSNIDVIEWLGVYYIETQFCEKAIQYFERATLIQPTQVKWQLMVASCYRRSGNYQRALETYKDIHRKFPENVECLRFLVRLCTDMGLKEVQDYATKLKKVEKMKEIREQRVKSGREGSARGRREGRESSAGSAGVSTPVLTSPKKASIMGRTPFQLRSSLVD, from the exons ATGCCTGAGCACTGTGCGGCGTATTGCTGTCAAAACCGGCGGGCCATTCAAAACAGGTCTCGTGGGACTACTTTTCACAA CATTTCGTTAGACCACCCGACTGGagacagagaaatggaaaatgtgcatctggctgtggaggaggatgatCTTTATTCGGGTTACAATGACTATAATCCAACATTCGACTCTGAG gAGCTGGAGAATGATGTGGGCTTCCAGCAAGCAGTGAGGACGAGTCATGGAAGAAGACCTCCG ATGACTGCCAAGTTTCCAGGCACTGCCATTGGAGGTCGGCCTTTAGTGTCTTCCATTGGA TCTCGGATTCCCATGGCCTCTTCAATGGGTAGACCCGTGACTGGAGCTGTACAG GATGGAAGTGCCCGACCAATGActgctgtcagagcagcaggTTACACCTCCTCCCTGACCCGTG gTTCCAACTTTGACCCTTTGGGCCAGTCCAAAGGCCCTGCACCTCCACTTGAAGCAAAGAATGAGGACAC GCCTGAGGAGAAGATCAAGATCCTGGAGAAGAAAGTGAACGACCTGATAGAAGAGAGCTGCATGGCACAGAGCATGGGAGCCTTACAACTG GCTCTTGAAAAAGCCAAAGAGGCGGGGAGGAAGGAGCGAGCActggtgagacagagagaacagtCTGGCAATGTGGACCACATCAATTTAGACCTCACCTACTCT GTTTTGCTCAACCTTGCCAACCAGTATGCAAACAACGAAATGTACCCAGAGGCCCTGAACAGCTACCAGGTCATTGTGAAGAACAAGATGTTCAGTAACGCAG GCCGTTTGAAAGTCAACATGGCCAACATCTACGTCAAACAGAAGAACTACCCTAAAGCCATCAAGTTCTACCGAATGGCTCTGGATCAGATCTCCAATGCTCACAAGGAGATGAGGATCAAAATCATGCAGAATATCGGCCTGGTCTTCATCCGCATGGGCCAGTACTCTGATGCCATAACATCTTTTGAACACATCATGAGCGAGAGCCCCAACGTTAAGACAGGCTTCAACCTCATCCTTTGCTACTATGCCATCGGCGAtagggagaggatgaagaaagcTTTCCAGAAGCTCATCTCTGTTCCTCTGGGCATCGATGATGAAGACAAGTACATTCCAACTAAT GATGACACCACCTCCAATATGGTCACTGAGGCTATTAAGAACGACAAACTTCACCAGATGGAAAGAGATTT AAAAGTTCTGGCTGAGAAGTACATCATGACTGCAGCCAAGCTCATCGCACCAGCCATTGAGACTTCTTTTGCTACTGGATTTGACTG GTGTGTGGACATGGTGAAGAGTTCTCAGTACGTTGAGCTTGCCAACGATCTTGAGATAAACAAAGCCATCACCTACCTCAGACAGAAGGACTTCAATCAG GTTGAG GCAGTGGAAACTCTGAAGACCTTTGAGAAGAAGGACAGCAGAGTGAAGAGTGCTGCAGCAACCAACCTCTCTTTCCTCTATTTCCTG GAGAAGGACTGTGACCAGGCTGACCGATATGCTGACCTGGCCATGAATGCAGATCGCTACAACCCGGCCGCACTCAACAACAAAGGCAACACAGTGTTTGTCAAGCAAGACTATGAAAAGGCTGCCGAGTTCTACAAAGAAGCACTGAGGAATGATTCCTCCTGCACTGAGGCCCTCTACAACTTGG GTCTAACCTATAAGAGACTGAATCGTCTGGAGGAGGCTCTGGACTGCTTCTTGAAGCTCCATGCCATTCTGAGGAACAGTGCTCAAGTCATGTACCAGCTGGCAAACCT CTATGAGCTTTTGGAAGATCCCCAACAGGCTATCGAGTGGCTGATGCAGGTCATCAGTGTAACTCCCACTGACCCTCAGGCACTGGCCAAACTGGGAGAGCTGCATGACACTGAGGGGGACAAGTCCCAGGCTTTCCAGCACTACTATGAG TCCTTCAGGTACTTCCCCTCCAACATCGATGTGATTGAGTGGCTCGGGGTTTACTACATCGAGACACAGTTCTGTGAGAAGGCCATTCAGTACTTTGAAAGAGCCACACTCATACA gCCAACCCAGGTGAAGTGGCAGCTAATGGTGGCGAGCTGCTACAGAAGAAGTG gTAACTACCAGAGAGCCTTGGAAACGTATAAAGACATTCACCGCAAGTTCCCAGAAAATGTTGAAT GCCTGCGTTTCTTGGTGAGGCTGTGCACAGACATGGGACTGAAGGAAGTGCAAGACTACGCCACCAAGCTGAAGAAGgtggagaagatgaaggagatCAGAGAACAG AGGGTTAAGTCGGGGCGGGAGGGCAGTGCCAGAGGTCGcagagaaggcagagagagcagcGCCGGGAGTGCTG GCGTCTCCACACCTGTCCTCACCTCTCCTAAGAAGGCCAGCATCATGG GTCGGACACCTTTCCAGCTCAGGTCCTCTTTGGTTGACTGA